A region of Nostoc sp. 'Peltigera membranacea cyanobiont' N6 DNA encodes the following proteins:
- a CDS encoding four helix bundle protein, with translation MVTNSSITDRTKIFAVRIVKACCFLDEKPGVYRILSKQLLRSGTSIGANVREAQSAQSNRDFINKLEIALKEARETQYWLEILIESELVDRQKFQLLLQEANEIGKILVASSKRLKGK, from the coding sequence ATGGTAACTAATAGTAGCATTACTGACCGGACAAAAATTTTTGCGGTAAGAATTGTTAAAGCTTGTTGCTTTTTAGATGAAAAACCTGGAGTTTATCGAATTCTCTCTAAACAATTACTTCGTTCTGGTACTTCGATTGGTGCAAATGTTCGAGAAGCCCAGTCTGCCCAATCTAATAGAGATTTTATCAATAAATTAGAAATTGCTTTGAAAGAAGCCAGAGAAACACAATACTGGTTAGAAATATTAATCGAATCCGAATTAGTGGATAGACAAAAATTTCAACTACTTCTCCAAGAGGCAAATGAAATTGGCAAAATTCTAGTTGCTTCCAGCAAACGACTCAAAGGTAAATAA
- the dndD gene encoding DNA sulfur modification protein DndD, protein MIFLELVLQNFGPYSGKQVINLNPKIDEENSHPIILLGGMNGGGKTTLMDAIRLALYGARAQCSTRGNLSYSDFLNQCVNNKIDPVVDTRIELLFEHIENDKPIKYRVVRSWTKNPKDGKDTLGILGDSDTWPDALVNMWDEYIENLLPLGISNLFLFDGEQVKELAEQETPPPVVVDAIRGLLGLELADRLAVDLDILVNRKLKEVGNSKDLANLEEIETRLTQQQEDYQTTEEKVEILKNQVEELEQKQQEAFDKFISEGGKIAAERNQLELQQDIKTAEIEQVRQSMCELAADVLPLALIPNLLNQAQTQGEKEFRHQQVQISKDLLLERDQRLLTWLNQVEISPIEIEKIQSFLIQDVDSLYAKTIQTEAPWLLADDETLSQLDNLIYHLQNSKLSAKEKLAILKNKEEEIHTLERQVQTAAAPEDYTKLRQALEAAQNQVVEAKANYETIRRRLAELETIIAKSKRELSDYTVENIKHKNSEHIITSAAKVQNTLKIFREKLTLRKLNKLEEEVKNCFLYLLHKSDLVHRITIDTKTFSLLLYDLSGKPVPKHRLSAGEKQLLAIAFLWGLAKVSGHRLPVAIDTPLGRLDSSHRSNLVERYFPSASHQVILLSTDTEIGKKEVETLRENEAIAREYLLKYDSTTRQTTIQQGYFW, encoded by the coding sequence ATGATATTTCTTGAACTAGTATTACAAAACTTTGGCCCCTACAGTGGAAAACAGGTAATCAATCTTAACCCAAAAATTGATGAGGAAAACTCACACCCAATTATCCTGTTAGGTGGTATGAATGGCGGCGGAAAAACTACTCTTATGGATGCCATTCGTCTCGCCCTTTATGGCGCTCGTGCCCAATGTTCTACCCGTGGTAATTTAAGTTATAGTGATTTTCTCAATCAATGCGTTAACAATAAAATTGATCCAGTTGTAGACACTCGGATTGAATTACTTTTTGAACATATTGAAAACGATAAACCAATAAAATACCGTGTTGTTCGTAGCTGGACAAAAAATCCTAAAGACGGTAAAGATACATTAGGTATTTTAGGTGATAGTGATACATGGCCTGATGCTTTAGTTAATATGTGGGATGAATATATTGAAAATCTCCTGCCATTAGGGATTTCTAACTTATTTCTCTTTGATGGTGAACAAGTTAAAGAACTTGCAGAACAGGAAACACCACCACCAGTTGTAGTAGATGCAATTCGCGGACTTTTAGGACTAGAGTTGGCAGATCGTTTAGCAGTTGATTTAGATATCTTAGTCAACCGTAAACTTAAAGAAGTTGGTAATAGTAAGGATTTAGCAAACTTAGAGGAAATTGAAACTAGGTTAACCCAGCAGCAAGAAGATTATCAAACAACAGAAGAGAAAGTAGAAATTCTCAAAAATCAGGTAGAAGAGTTAGAACAAAAGCAACAAGAAGCCTTTGATAAATTTATTTCTGAAGGTGGGAAGATTGCAGCAGAACGCAATCAACTAGAACTACAACAGGATATAAAAACTGCGGAAATTGAACAAGTACGTCAGTCGATGTGCGAATTAGCGGCTGATGTTTTACCTCTGGCATTGATTCCCAATTTGCTTAATCAGGCGCAAACACAGGGAGAAAAAGAATTTCGACATCAACAGGTACAAATTTCTAAAGATTTGTTACTTGAACGAGATCAGCGCTTACTCACTTGGCTAAATCAAGTCGAAATTTCCCCGATAGAAATTGAAAAAATCCAATCATTTTTAATCCAAGATGTAGATAGTTTATATGCAAAGACTATCCAGACAGAAGCACCTTGGCTATTAGCCGATGATGAAACTTTAAGTCAGCTAGATAATCTTATATATCACTTGCAAAATTCTAAACTTTCTGCAAAAGAGAAATTAGCTATTCTCAAAAATAAAGAAGAAGAAATTCATACTCTAGAAAGGCAGGTGCAAACAGCAGCAGCACCAGAAGATTATACAAAGCTGCGTCAAGCACTAGAAGCTGCACAAAATCAAGTTGTTGAAGCTAAGGCAAATTACGAAACAATCCGCCGCCGTTTAGCTGAATTAGAAACTATTATTGCCAAGTCCAAGAGAGAATTAAGTGATTATACTGTAGAAAATATTAAGCATAAAAATAGCGAACATATCATTACCTCTGCGGCTAAAGTTCAAAATACACTCAAGATTTTTCGTGAAAAATTAACTCTGCGAAAACTCAATAAACTAGAAGAGGAAGTTAAAAACTGCTTCCTTTATCTCCTCCATAAATCAGATTTAGTGCATCGCATCACCATTGATACTAAGACTTTCAGCCTTTTGCTTTATGATTTAAGTGGTAAACCTGTGCCTAAACATCGTTTATCAGCAGGTGAAAAACAACTACTGGCGATCGCATTCCTCTGGGGTTTAGCCAAAGTCTCTGGACACCGCCTACCTGTAGCAATCGATACGCCACTAGGGAGGCTAGACTCCTCTCACCGCAGTAACTTAGTTGAACGTTACTTCCCATCCGCTAGCCATCAAGTAATTTTGCTATCTACGGATACTGAGATTGGTAAGAAAGAAGTGGAAACACTGCGAGAAAACGAAGCGATCGCCCGCGAATATCTCCTCAAATACGACTCCACCACCCGCCAAACAACTATACAACAAGGCTACTTTTGGTAA
- a CDS encoding Uma2 family endonuclease, translated as MIQAIHKLVTFEDFAAWRPEGGRYELHDGVIVEMAQSVGDHEDVIGFLALNISIEIGRQKLPYFIPKTVLVKPSEGESAYSPDILIINRPNLVNELLWKKESTVSQATSIPLVIEVVSTNWRDDYYKKLADYEAIGIPEYWIIDYAAIGARKFIGNPKLPTISIYQLIDGEYQVNQFKGDTHIVSPTFPELNLTAEQIFQAGGVQI; from the coding sequence ATGATTCAAGCCATACACAAATTAGTAACTTTTGAAGATTTTGCAGCTTGGCGGCCTGAGGGTGGGAGATACGAATTACATGATGGCGTGATTGTTGAAATGGCACAATCGGTTGGAGATCATGAGGATGTTATTGGTTTTTTGGCGCTAAATATATCTATCGAAATTGGGCGACAAAAACTTCCTTACTTCATTCCAAAAACTGTATTAGTCAAGCCATCTGAAGGTGAATCAGCTTATTCCCCAGACATTTTAATAATCAATCGACCAAATTTAGTGAATGAGCTTTTATGGAAAAAAGAGTCAACTGTATCTCAAGCTACATCTATTCCCTTAGTTATTGAAGTTGTTAGTACTAATTGGCGAGATGATTACTACAAAAAATTAGCTGATTATGAAGCTATAGGTATTCCCGAATATTGGATTATAGATTATGCGGCTATAGGTGCTAGGAAGTTTATTGGCAATCCTAAGCTGCCTACTATATCCATTTATCAATTAATTGATGGTGAGTACCAAGTTAATCAATTTAAAGGCGATACCCATATTGTCTCGCCTACTTTCCCAGAATTGAATTTAACCGCCGAACAGATTTTTCAAGCTGGAGGTGTGCAAATCTAG